A genomic region of Acidobacteriota bacterium contains the following coding sequences:
- a CDS encoding tyrosine-type recombinase/integrase yields the protein MKNINKEIEEFRQFLEGRGLSEHTIRAFTNDLKQFFSFTKRIERESIERWLSSMNGKGWTNRTKQRKLTSFSVYLKWKGIHIELPKVKAELKLPQVLSESEASALLSASLKTRNPERDRLFIKLLLTAGLRISEALNLKVKDIEEEGSEFYLRINQGKGKKDRRVPIVSDELLERLADYIKDKSPEDNLFPLSSREAGYIISRIAKKAKINKNVSPHTLRHTSATLYLKKGVNLEAVRKILGHVSLSTTQRYLQLTDEDVARELKKAINKR from the coding sequence ATGAAAAACATAAACAAAGAAATAGAAGAATTCAGGCAATTTCTTGAGGGAAGGGGATTATCAGAACATACAATCAGAGCTTTCACTAATGATTTAAAACAATTCTTTTCTTTCACCAAAAGAATAGAGAGAGAATCAATTGAGAGATGGCTATCTTCAATGAATGGAAAAGGATGGACCAATAGAACCAAGCAGAGGAAACTGACATCTTTTTCAGTATATCTTAAATGGAAAGGAATCCATATTGAATTACCTAAAGTTAAAGCCGAATTGAAACTTCCTCAGGTTCTTTCAGAATCAGAGGCTTCAGCTCTTTTATCTGCCTCTTTAAAGACAAGGAATCCAGAAAGAGACAGACTTTTCATCAAACTTTTATTGACTGCAGGATTAAGGATTTCTGAAGCTTTGAATTTAAAAGTTAAAGATATTGAAGAGGAAGGCTCAGAGTTTTACCTTAGAATCAATCAAGGAAAAGGGAAAAAGGACAGAAGGGTCCCTATAGTGTCAGATGAGCTTCTGGAAAGGTTAGCAGATTATATTAAAGATAAATCCCCAGAAGATAATCTTTTTCCTCTTAGCTCAAGAGAAGCAGGATATATTATTTCCAGGATAGCAAAAAAAGCCAAGATAAACAAAAATGTTTCACCTCATACACTAAGACATACCTCAGCCACTCTATATCTTAAAAAAGGGGTCAATCTTGAAGCCGTAAGGAAGATATTAGGTCATGTCTCTTTATCCACTACTCAAAGGTATTTGCAGTTAACAGATGAGGATGTTGCAAGGGAGCTTAAAAAAGCAATTAATAAAAGATGA